From the genome of uncultured Methanobacterium sp.:
CGAACAGTACAGTGGAGAATTTGATGCCCGTGGCCTGGTTAATATGGGATCGTGTGTATCCAACTCCCATGTAGTGGGTGCCACCATCAAGATCGCCAATATATTTGCCAAAAAACCACTGGAAGGCAACTTCGAAGAAATTGCCGATTACATATTAAATCGAGTGGGGGCCTGTGGAGTAGCCTGGGGAGCATTCAGTCAAAAAGCCGCAGCAATAGCCACTGGAGTCAACCGCTGGGGAATACCAGTTGTACTGGGACCTCATGGATCTAAATATCGCCGGTTATATCTTGGACGGGCGGATAACCAGGACAGCTGGAAGGTTAAGGATCTGCGTACCGGGGAAGTCATGGAAGGAGAACCTGCACCGGAACACTTACTCTATGCTGCTGAAACCAAAGAAGAGGCCCTTCCAGTAATTGCCAAACTGTGCATTAGACCTACTGACACGCCTAAGGGTAGACAAATCAAACTGAACCATTATATGGATCTTTATAAGCGTTACTTCGGTAGATTACCTTCAGATGTTCATCTGTTTGTAAGAACTGAGAAAGATATTCCCATAACTTATAAAAAGGATGTTCAAAAAATCCTGGAAGAAGTGGGGTGGAAACCCCGGAAAGTAGCTCAGGAACCATCTTTGATGGGAATGGAAGGTGATTAAATGGCTAATGAAAGAGTTATACCCTGGCAACCCACAGTAATTGCCGGACCAAAACAAGCATTACTGGTAACACCAGAAACTGCAGAGCTCATGATCAAAAAGGCAAAAAGACCATTACTTGTCCTGGGGCCATTAGTGAAGGAGGAACCCCTCCTTTCATTGTCAGTAGGAATAGCAGAGAAATGGAACTTGCCAGTAGTCACCACTGCAGATGCATACAAAGCTTTCAAAGAAAAAGGACTTGATCCAACATCGTATGGAATTGTGGAAATTGTTAACCTCTTAAAGGACCCTGAATGGACTGGTGTAAATGGTGAAGGGCAGCATGACCTGGTAATTTTTGCAGGATGCATATATTATATAGCTTCACAGGGACTTTCAACTCTTAAACATTTTGCACCACACCTGAAAACCCTCACAATTTGCAAATTTTTCCATTCCAACGCAGATGCATCATTCCCTAACATGAAAGACGAGGAATGGTTTAAATATCTTGAAAAGATGGGTAAAATGAGTTAAATCAGGAAGATTTTAAACTAAATTGTAGATTTCATGGATATTAATAGTTTCATGGATATAAACTAGAATTAAAAAAAGGCGGATTGTAAACGGAGGAATTGGATGTTTGAAGATATACCTGTTGATGTAAGCCCCATGTATGAGGGGGAACGTATCAGAGCAGCCAACATGTTCGTGGAACTGGCAGGGCCCAAATCCATGGGGGCAGAACTGGTGCAAGTTGAAGAAAACGTTGAAGATGGCAAAATAGAGGTTATTGGGCCTGAACTGGATGCCATGCAGGAAGGGGATGTCCATCCTTTAGGGGTCCTGATTGAAATCCAGGGAGAGCACTTGGAAAAAGAGCTGGAAGGTGTAATAGAACGACGAACACACGAACTCTGCAACTACGTCAAGGGATTCATGCACCTCAACCAGAGGGATGCCATATGGTGTAGGGTAAGTAAAGAAGCTGTTGAAGCAGGCTTCAAACTGGAACACCTGGCTAAAACACTGGCCATACTTTTCAAAGAGGAATTTCCCCTAATTGAATCAATAGCAGTTACCATTATGACCGAAGATGTAAAGGTAGAGGAATTCGTTTCCAAAGCCAAGGAACAATATCAAACCAGGGATGCCCGAGCCCGTGAACTTTCTGATGAAGATGTTGATGTGTTCTACGGTTGTGTGATGTGCCAGTCCTTTGCCCCCACCCACGTCTGTGTGGTAACTCCTGACCGAACTGCTCTCTGTGGTGCAATAAACTGGTTTGACTGTCGTGCTGCAGCTAAAATGGATCCTGATGGTCCTATTTTTGAAATTGAAAAGGGTGAAGTCCTGGACAATGTTAAAGGTGAATACGGCAATGTCAATGAGATAATGGTGGAACGTTCCCAGGGTACAGTTGAAAGAGTTTACCTCCATAGCGTATTTGAATATCCTCACACGTCATGTGGCTGCTTTGAGGCAGTTGCATTCTACATTCCGGAACTGGATGGAATAGGGATCGTTGACCGGGATTTCAGAGGAGAAACACCTTTGGGGATACCATTCTCAGCAATGGCCGGGCAGTGCTCTGGTGGAAAGCAAGTGGAAGGATTCACCGGGCTCAGTTTGGAATACATGCGTTCACCCAAGTTCCTACAGGCAGATGGGGGTTATGAACGAATCATCTGGCTGCCAAAGGAGATTAAAGACTCTGTGAAGGAGTACATTCCAGAAGATATGTGGGATAAAATACCCACTGAGGAAGATGCTTCCAGTCTTAAAGAAATACGCAGCTTCTTAAAAGATAAAGGTCATCCTATCATGGAAAGACTAAAGACTGCTTCTTCAGAAGCTCCTCCAGAGGAAGAGGATGTGTCTGTCAAAGAGCAGCCTATTGTAATGGAGGAAAGACAAATGGAAGGGGAAACAATGGCTCCAATAGCCTACGCACCAGAATTAACTCTACCATCATCATCCAGTGGAGTCAAAATAGTTCTTAAAAATGCCAAAATATATGCAGAAAAGGTGATAATCAAGAAAAATGATAAGCCCTAAGGCGATGAATCATCTATGAGACTCATATTCTTAAAATCATGAGAAATTAGGGAAATAAAATAAAACAAAGAAATTTAAGCGGAGATTAAAGTGATCATTGCAGTAAGTGGTAAAGGCGGAACAGGCAAGACCCTGGTATCGTCTCTCCTTATAAAAGGCCTGTCTGGCACCAAAAAGAATATTTTGGCAATAGATGCCGATCCTGACAGTAACCTACCTGAAGCTCTCGGTGTAGAAGTACATAAGACTGTGGGAGATGTCCGGGAAGAATTAAAGGAGGACACTGCTAAGGGTAGGATACCCACTGGCATGAACAAGTGGGATATCCTGGACTATCGTGTCATGGAATCAATCATTGAAACACCGAACTTCGACCTCCTGGTTATGGGAAGGCCAGAAGGAAGTGGATGTTACTGTGCTGTTAACAACATGCTCCGTAGAATAATTGAAAACCTGTCATCTAATTATGATGTGATCATCATTGATACCGAGGCTGGACTGGAACACCTCAGCCGCAGAACCACTCAAAACGTGGATGTGATGCTGGTGGTAACGGATAAATCAAAAAGAGGTATTCTCACCGCTCAAAGGATAGGCCAACTTGCTGAAGAACTGGAT
Proteins encoded in this window:
- a CDS encoding AAA family ATPase, with the translated sequence MIIAVSGKGGTGKTLVSSLLIKGLSGTKKNILAIDADPDSNLPEALGVEVHKTVGDVREELKEDTAKGRIPTGMNKWDILDYRVMESIIETPNFDLLVMGRPEGSGCYCAVNNMLRRIIENLSSNYDVIIIDTEAGLEHLSRRTTQNVDVMLVVTDKSKRGILTAQRIGQLAEELDINFQKLFLVLNRVNAENKNDVLSKVKETGLELVGVIYEDDQVTDFDIEGRPLVELPSESNTVKAVSGMLSRIIS
- the cdhB gene encoding CO dehydrogenase/acetyl-CoA synthase complex subunit epsilon, which gives rise to MANERVIPWQPTVIAGPKQALLVTPETAELMIKKAKRPLLVLGPLVKEEPLLSLSVGIAEKWNLPVVTTADAYKAFKEKGLDPTSYGIVEIVNLLKDPEWTGVNGEGQHDLVIFAGCIYYIASQGLSTLKHFAPHLKTLTICKFFHSNADASFPNMKDEEWFKYLEKMGKMS
- the cdhC gene encoding CO dehydrogenase/CO-methylating acetyl-CoA synthase complex subunit beta, which codes for MFEDIPVDVSPMYEGERIRAANMFVELAGPKSMGAELVQVEENVEDGKIEVIGPELDAMQEGDVHPLGVLIEIQGEHLEKELEGVIERRTHELCNYVKGFMHLNQRDAIWCRVSKEAVEAGFKLEHLAKTLAILFKEEFPLIESIAVTIMTEDVKVEEFVSKAKEQYQTRDARARELSDEDVDVFYGCVMCQSFAPTHVCVVTPDRTALCGAINWFDCRAAAKMDPDGPIFEIEKGEVLDNVKGEYGNVNEIMVERSQGTVERVYLHSVFEYPHTSCGCFEAVAFYIPELDGIGIVDRDFRGETPLGIPFSAMAGQCSGGKQVEGFTGLSLEYMRSPKFLQADGGYERIIWLPKEIKDSVKEYIPEDMWDKIPTEEDASSLKEIRSFLKDKGHPIMERLKTASSEAPPEEEDVSVKEQPIVMEERQMEGETMAPIAYAPELTLPSSSSGVKIVLKNAKIYAEKVIIKKNDKP